GCTCCCAGCATGGGTCGGACCTGCGCTCGTCCATCGCCGATATCGGGCACGTTGTCCTCACAGAGGAAGAGGTGATGAGGCGCCACCTCACATGTGACCTGGATGCCCTTCTGCTTCGCCGCCCGAATAATCAggatctaaaaaacaaaaagaagagttaAGTTTAGAAAAACTCAAGATGACATTCATGCATCCAAGGTTTAAGGTATTGAAAAAGCATCTTGCAgcattattcttctttttatttgtagtgtAGAGCTGAAAATCTGTGTATCATTTAAATTCAACAAAAGTTATGAAATCTTgtagatcaaataaaaactgttttaccTCCTCCTTCTTGGCCACGTGGCAGATGTGGACCGGCCGCTGGTAGAGCTGAGCCACCATCAGGATCGCTGCGACCGTCTGCTTCTCAGCGTGAGCGACGATCGGCATCTGTTTGGGCCACTTCTCAAAGTGCTTCATACAGAAACAAGAGCATGTTAGCTTAGTGTGGACAGAGATTTATTCTTTGCACTCGTCATCTGCAAAACAAATTATGAGAACAGCTATGAAGggaagcaatatgtaactctgacacctagtgtttaaaatgggtactgtagtccaaatccaaaacattagagagagctgtctcccctctgcctcctcctctctaaagtGGAGGTGCGCACAAGTTGCCACTTTTGGgacgctgaagcttcagtgtttagccagccgGAAAAATTGACTCCTTCTTATTCTTCCGATTTTGAGGTGATTTATTATCACTACAGTTCTAGAAAACCCGTTTTTAGACAAATTCAGCTCTGGGTTTAAGTCGCAATGGTTTCTCACTTTAGTCTCGATTATCATTTTATATGATGAATGTTAGAGTGAGCCAACAACCACTTCACTTGATGTGATGGCCGTATGACACATGAAGGActtaaactacaaaaaaaaaaaaacatccaactgGTTTGGTACAGAAGTAAGAATAAGTTGTGAGTGATCCTACCTCCATCCAGAGGGAGACGTTGTCCATCTTCAGGGTGGAGTACGTGTCGTTCAGGTACATCTTCAGACCAGCAGCCTGGTTAGCGATGGACGGCAGGATAGCGGCGTTGTCTGAAGCTGCACCCACATACAGGGCGTAGTCGCACCGGCAGCCTTCTTTGGCCAGCTGTGGATTAAACAAGACAAAGGATTAAACCCCCGCCGGAGCCTGAGTTTCAACAACTCAGGGGAaaaatttgttttggttttacaaACTTGATGGAACATCAAAGAAAACCTGGGTCTACCTTCTGTACAAGAGCCAGGGTGTTGGGGTCGGTGATAGCGGGGGAAGTGTTGGGCATGGCACACACCATGGTCACTCCTCCTGCCAGAGCAGCCGCCGTACCCGAGGAGAAGTCCTCCTTGTGTGTGGCTCCAGGCTCCCGCAGGTGGACATGCACGTCGATCAGTCCTAACAACCATTAAGAAAACTGGGTTTAAGTTTTCACATGATTACATGCACGTAAGTATTGAACTAAAACCCTTTATCCTCGTCAGACTATCGACTCTCTGCAAAAGAGCTGAAAACTCCTACAATGGCGACCAAAATCCATCACTTCTCCATTAGTCGTTAAAGAGTAACTGAACCTccagattcctttttttttttggttagaCACTGATCTATATGTTTTTTGAATTTATCTATTGGCTGATCTGGAGGCAGGGGACGTATTCGATGCCAGCGTTCAACACCAaacgctgtaaaaaaaaaaaaatgacagaattGTGCAGATTGATTATAATTGAAATCTTAATGAGTTAAAATATGGCGGTTGTAAGGTGCAAAAACAGGGGGCAGCGTctaccaatcagagacgtcccCCATTCCCTTCCTGCCCCCTCCTGTCCTCGGCATCGGCAGACTCAGCACTCGCTGCCTGTGCTAACGGGTCATACTGTTACAGCTCTGGACCGTCGTGGTCGTGGCCTACGGGAGACTCAGGAGGAGAGAAGTTCTTGACTTCAGACAACATTTCTGTCACAAAAGATTGCCGTTTCTTGAGTTGTCTAAACTTCCAAATCCCTTTATGCTTGATTGTGTGGGTCGCATAGACTGCCTGATGTTGCTGTTGATGGTTACGGCACAGAGGAGCGagtgggcgtgtcctacaaAGCCCTCGGTCCTGTCTATGTTGATACATTGACTCTCTAAAGGCATTTTTTGAAATTCCCTGTAAGATGCACTTTAGCTGAAACTCTGGAGTTTAATTAatctttaaataacatttttaacttttagaATTGAGGAAAGCACTTTTACTTTTTCAGCCACTTTATTTGTTATCAGTGAATTTTCCACCGAGGAAAAACGTCATCAGCATCCAAAAACTGATTTTGGTCGggctgtttgttgtgttttcaagagtcacaatttagttttttttaatctttatcttttttttatcttcgaCATTGTTTTGAAAGATTTCCTGTCGCTGTTTTCAGTGACATCTAATTAGCTTCCTCGCTAAAATGATCCCATATAAGGTAAATTATTACTCAAGGGATGAATAAAGTTACCATTCTGTTctgcagcagaagaaaataATACATGGACTTCAATGagtcagaataaaaacaaatccttcAGTGACTCACCGGGCAGACGGACCAGCGTCTGAGACGTCATGCTGTCGATGTGAGTCTTCACTGGAGGTTTCCGACCAATCTGATGAAGAGCCTGAAAAACCGTTTTGTATCTTAGTTAGATTTCATGATACGACTCaaatgcttcttcttcttttttgatgCACTAAAGATTCTTTTCACCTGCACAAAGAGCTTGGTGCACTTGATGTCGATGATGAGCGGCACCGAGTAGTCGATGGCCATGCGCCTCGTGCGGTAGCCTTTGGTGACGAAGGAGGAGAGTCTGCGGCCGCCGCTGTTCCTCATGGAGAGGTTGATGACCAGGTCGAAGTGGTTTTCCTCCAGGTAGTTCATGATGCTGCGCTGCTTCTCTTTTGTGGGACCGTCGCTGTCTTCCTCCTCAAACGGCCAATCCACCGCCGTCACCTGGTACAGGAGGAGTCGGAGAGAAGTGGttagaagagaaaacaaagggACGTTTAATTTCTCTTTATGTGACGACAGGTTGGCTTTCTGAGTAGCAGGAGGTATAAAAATCTACGTTCTATGttcaaacaacttaaaaaacagACTATAGTTACATCAAAGATCCTTTATTCACCTCCACAATAAATACTGTATTAGTGAAGATGATTATCTTTATGAATCAGTCAATCCAATAAATTGCAATTtcatttctctgctgttttccGGTGTGATGAAATATACATATACATCTATACATGTACAATATATCTGCATGAGGAACATAATTTTGTCGTCACCTTGACTCCGTGCTCGGTGTAGAAGTCTGCAGTACCCAGACTGGCGTAGAGATCATAACCCAGAGACTCCAGAGTCTGCACAGTGGGGAGCAGCTCGCTCTTGTTctgtaaaacacacaagatAGAAAAATTCACATCCTTTGTTTAGTGTCATGTGTGTAATGGGCGTCATGTTTCATTAGAGTAGAAATTATGTATTCCTggtctttaaaataaacaaatcaaagtatatttatcagacacacacacacatatttgttaaaaatgtataactAATGATGTATTTCCATGTGGTTATCTGTTAACTAAGCTGCAAACATACAGAATGGTAACATGCTGTTTTAGTGCCTTTCCCACAAAGACGTTTGGTTTCATCTGCTCTCATCTCTACCAAATtatcagctgttgtttttgagAAGTACATCCTTCATGAAAAAGAGTGTAATGCCCGTATCTGCACCTTATAGCTGCCgatggagaggaggatgttCTTCTGGGGGATCTTGAAGCCCGTGGAGAGCATCGCCTTGAGGTACGCCTCATATCTGTTCTCCCCAAAACAGGCCACCTCCCCCGTGCTGGTCATCTCCACCCCGAGCACCACGTCGGCTCCGGCCAGCCGAGAGAAGGAGAACTGAGGAACCTGGAGGTTAGGTGACAAATGTTTAGGAGGAAACACTCTGAACCAAAACTGCACTGAAATGATAACTTCATGTTTTAGTGGAAAAAGGAGTTTTGCTTCTTTTACCTTGACGCCGACAATCCCTTTCCCTCTCATTAGGCCCAGAGGCTCCACCTCCTCGCCTACGATGACCTGAGTTGCCAGGGAAACCAGGTCCACGCCCAGAGTCTTTGACACGAAGGGGAAGGAGCGGGAGACTCGGACGTTGCACTCGATCACCTTCAGCTGGTCATCCTGGAGGAGGACAAAAAAGACGACAGCGTTAAAAACTAAAAGAGATGCCCGTTTAAATAAATACGCTCTTATTCTGAAAGGGAAGTGTTTTAATCTCTAACACTCACTTCACAGATTTGAACAAAGAGAATCTGATCATACGTTTctctaaaataattaaaaagtgtTTGGTCGTATCTCAGAGGCTTTCCATACACTGATGCATTTCATGTCTAAAACGGCCGACATGTCTCTAAATCTGTGTTCAACATGAAGCTCTGCAGACAGACTCGTTACCTTAGCGATCAGCTGCAGGTTAAACGGTCCGGTGACCTGCAGCTCCTGACCGATGGCGTGGACGATCATCTTTATCCTCTCCATCGTCTTCTGGTTGAGATCCTGCGGCGGTGTGACCAGCGTCGCGTCGCCCGAGTGAACGCCGGCGTTCTCCACGTGCTCGGACACGGCGATGGCCAACACCATCCCGTCACAGGCGACGGCGTCCACGTCTATCTCCTgaataatgcacacacacacacacacaaaaaacattaaagacagAATCCACACAGTCACAAAGACGCGGAGAAGAGGCTGACGAGTGGATCTTTGTCTCACCTTGGCCTCCTGTATAAACTTAGAGATGACGACAGGATATTCTTTGGACACGGCGACAGCGCTGGTCAGGTACTTCTCCAGATCGCTGTCGCTGTAGGCCACGTTCATGGCCGCTCCGCTGAGAACATAAGAGGGACGAACCAGGCAGGGGTAACCCACCGTCTCACAGAACTTCACAGCAGACtggagggggaagaagaaacgGACGATACATGAAAAACTCAGAAATACTTCCCggcagaaaaacactttttgaccAATAGCTGACCAATGGACTCAGATGCTCCCCTTGTGGACATGTTTTACATCATAATAACTTGATTCTGACatcttttgaaaacattttttggtcTGTCGTACCTCCGTGTCCGAGAGCTCCTTCCACTGCGGCTGGCTGATCCCGATGGTGTCGAGCATCCGGGAGAACTTGAACCTGTTCTCCGCAGAGTCGATGAACTCCGGGGAGGTGCCGAGGATGCGGCACTGCTGACGATGCAGCGACATGGCGATGTTGTTGGGCAGCTGACCTCCCATAGAGAGGATGACGCCGTCGGGGTTTTCTCTCTCATAGATATCCATCACCACCTGAGAAACATTCAGGACCAATCATCAACCTCAGAGACGCTGTTGGTGTCACGATAACAGGAGTTTGAACTTGAATATCACACTGGTAAAGAGTGAATATCAACACATGTTTCCATATCACTAGAACAAAACAAGGTGTGATACTTGAGAaaaggacttgggttgggaactggagggtcagcggttcaagtcccagtgcggaccaaaatATTGAAGTTGAAAACAGTGTCAATCTcgtcaacaaaataaatgacgaAAATATTTGTTGACGAAGgtctttttaaattagtcaACTATGACGAGATTgatttgataaataatattaCTTCATCGTCTAATTGACGAAAATGTGACGAAACGATAACTACATTACAAGTGACGATTATCACGCTTCCCCCTCAGCTGTTctaaaatcattgtaaaccatagcagacttcatcaaaggtgtgtgtgtgtgtgtgtgtgtgtgtgtgtgtgtgtgtgtgtgtgtgtgtgtgtgtgtgtgtgtgtgtgtgtgtgtgtgtgtgtgtgtgtgtgtgtggtaagtacaacaatgtgcagcctggagcctgcaggtccatgaagccccgccccctggagcttctgataatcaaaataaaagcttgcgtctgattttgttgactaaaatatcttctattgtcgtcaactaaaatgatgtgcaattttagtcagtgactaattgactaaattaaatcaataacaaatgactaatatctgaataaatataaaagacatTTTCATCAGGAGAGTATGACTAtgactaaaatagaaaatggtgtgaagattaacactgGTTGAAAATAGAAACAGGGCGTCGGCGTTCAAACGGCACACCACCTCGCACTGCGTCGCTCACAGGCCGTTGGGACACTCCAATAGGTTAGACAAAGCTCTTTTTGTCGCTGTGTTTAAGGGTTACTATAAGTCACTGTAGTCATGATTAACGACTTGTCTTACCTCAAAGGAGATCTCATCAAAGTAGAGGCGGTCACACATGTCGTAGTCGGTGCTGACCGTCTCTGGGTTGTAGTTCACCATGATGGTCTTGTACCCCATCTAGAGGTAAGAGAATAAATACTGATTTAATATCTCTGGATGGACTGACTGTCAGGGACTTAAAGGGTTAAGCATCATCTCATCTTCAGGTCCGACATGATGTAACAACCGTTCAGTTGTTCAGCAGCATCATGAGGTCACGCTTCACTCACCCTCCTGAGCTCCGTGATACACCCGACAGCGCACCAGTCGAACTCCACGCTGCTGCCGATGCGATACACGCCCGAGCCGATCACCATGATGTGCTGATCGTTGAAGGGCCAGGTCGTCCTCCGTGCCGTGGTACGTCAGGTAGAGGTAGTTTGTGAAGGCAGGCCATTCAGCCGCCACCGTGTCGATCTGCTTCATCACGGGAAGATGGACCAATCGTGACGCAGCTTTCTCACGACGAGCTCTGTGCTGCGGGAGGAAAACAGCGAAACACATCGATCGTCACATTTCAGGCAGAATatacttcaccatgtttttctaactctaatatgtgcccctatagtccgtctacaaaccccccaatgatgagaaaagtccatccatccatctttttccctgcttcacttttcagaaaatgtgtgctcaaacaggctgtttggatgttttcccttcatgacatcacaaagggcagtagcccctcccccagttgggtgacactcccacagctaggtgtttgttctgccctctgagtctgccttctcaccgtaaacaataggacatggagcgagaaagcacagagtacacccaagcccttccagagagggggcgcggtcagacacagctcatttacatatttaaagctacagacacagaaacagtctgttctgagcagggctgtaatagaggggtttatagacatgatcaaatacaggatcagagtggatttagaacaagaaacttgtTTTGAGGAACTCTGAGACTCTCAATAGAACAGGTTTTGATTGTGTTTAGTAAATTGCTTCATAtctttgaaaaaagttttttttttttaacgtggagGGACGTGAATTTTGATGGAAATGTTGCAAATAGAGAACCAGATGAAATTTGGGAAATTTGTCAGAATGATTCTTAAGAAGATTGATCTGCTTCAATTTTAAAAACTAGAAATATTCAAAGCACAATGAAGCATTTCAtcacattttcacctttttaataaaaaatgtctaattCAAATAGAGCTTTTATGAATAACTCCATCAGTTGGTCCAGTCTCGATCCTTGCTCGTGTTGCACTCACTCTCAGACGTGCATCACTTTGAACAAAAGCCTCTGCTGAATTAAATCACTAAAAATAACCAGCCTGTGCGTCCTCAGGTTCATATCGTCTTTCCCTCTCACCTCTGCACGGCGAGCGCTATCTGCTTGTCTGAGAAGCCGAGCTGCTTGGCCTTCCTCATCACCTCTGGAGGCATCACACTCTCATCTGATGGAAGGATTCATGTtagcaaagaaataaataagaaatacagCAACAACAGGAGTGGAGCGCTGCTAATCCTGGAGGAGgagtttcctcttcatcagACTCACCTGGTTGTACGTCTCCAGGAGTCGCTCGTGGTCGGCGATGTTCTTCATCTTGTGCAGGAACCAGCGGTCGATCTTGGTGAGATCGTACAGCTGATCCACCGTGTAGCCGCTCTGAACGCCGACGCCAGGACGAAGATTCGCTTATCCGTCGGAGTCTGCAACtcctgaaagagagaaaaaagaggcaaagaaaaatCAGACACAGATGAAAAACATTCAGAAGAAATTAAAGAAgttctgtttttcttacatTGTCAGAGACGGGGCTTGATGGTGTGATCAAAGCCAACACAGTTTTCATCCACCATCCTCAGAGCTTTCTGGAAGGCCTCCTCGAAGCTCCGGCCGATGGCCATCACCTCACctgtaagaaaaaaatacagattattTTAGAGTAGGACAATGAACATTGGAGGCGCTGGTATCCTAGCGGTGGATTtcgtcctccaagtgggcggccccgggttagaatccgacctgtggctgctttcccgcatgtcgttccccactctctctttctctctccccggTTTCTGACCCTCTCTTAATAAACgcaaaaaaagccccaaaaaataaacctttgagAGTAGGCACCTCCCTCCTTCCAGCACAAACACTTAAAGTTCATAAAGGTCAGAAAAtggtgtaaaaatgtaaaaattgtttttttggcctCTTACCGACACTCTTCATGGAGCTGCCGATCTTGGTGAAACCCGGAGGAACTTGCTGAGATTCCCAGCGAGGAACCTTCACACACAGTAATCCAAGCTGGGCTCAAAGTTAGCTGTGGTCGAGTTTGTAACAGAGTTCCTgcagggaaaaaacaaaacatgatttaaCACTGGATAAATgtgtcttcctgtttttttttttttttttttttaatcgttgATAAATAANNNNNNNNNNNNNNNNNNNNNNNNNNNNNNNNNNNNNNNNNNNNNNNNNNNNNNNNNNNNNNNNNNNNNNNNNNNNNNNNNNNNNNNNNNNNNNNNNNNNNNNNNNNNNNNNNNNNNNNNNNNNNNNNNNNNNNNNNNNNNNNNNNNNNNNNNNNNNNNNNNNNNNNNNNNNNNNNNNNNNNNNNNNNNNNNNNNNNNNNagagagagagagaggagaaagagagagaaagagagagagagagagagagagagaaagagagagaaagagagagagagaaagagagagagacagagagaaagagagagagacagagagaggagaaagagagagagacagagagagagagagagagagagagagagaaagagagagagaaagagagagagagagagagagagaaagagagagagacagagagagaaagagagagagagagagagagagagagagagagagagagcgagagagagagaagagaggggaaTGGCATgctgggaaaggagccacaggtcggattcaaacccaggctgcccgctttgaggactacagcctctgtacatggagcatgCAAAAGAAACAAGAGGTCACTAGCGCCCCTCTTTACTTTTTGATTCTTAACCATCAGccacacttgtttttatttgtccaaaaacGAAGATAATTAACCCGTTAAATGATTTCAGGTCAAATCCAAAATAATAACATGAAATACACATGAGCCTTGTTTGATGTGTGATCTGTGACAATAGTTCAGCTTTTCTTACTGCTGAAATGTAAAAggtaccgtaaaatccggtgtataagacgcacttttaatacctattttttcgtcttaaaagttggttttaaaaacacatcccattcattgtgtattgaaagctgagtgcacgctgtgctgggaaagacggcgacacagaccaggctgcagacacacagtctAGGTTTGGCTGCacaactttttccacatcttttctccctcacgaggtcataatcatgcatttacagagaCAGTGGTATAgtgttccgtaaataaaccttgtggagttctcttttgatAGAAAGACTCTtacattaaagttaaagagtgaccagcggagacGGGCAGCGCGACTTGCAAGCTAGCAGGTCTGTGCtgcacaactttccctgcagcaggctgagagctcgagctgagagctggagctagtaggagcgcaaactcccgaaagtgaaaacagacggaactaaaggagcgacacagctgctcagaaactgcacgttgtagacatcactgaacacaatataaatcctaaagcaggaaaacagtttaaagtttttttcctctcaaagagactttaaaaacagggtgcgtcttaCACACCGCTGCGACTTGTGTTCCGGATTTTACGCTGGTTAAGTCTGATTTTTGAGATCCTGTTGATTCTAGACGACCGGACATTTCATCGTCTGTTCTTCACTTACAGTCACACAGTTGTCGTAGGCATCGCGGACCACCTCGTACTCGATCTCCTTCCAGCCTTTCAGGGATTTGTCCACCAGCACCTGGGAGGTGTGGGCGAAGGCGGACGTCACCAGCGAGGTCAACTCTTCTCTGCTGTTGGCAAAGCCCGAGCCCTAGACCGCCGAGAGCGAACGCCGAGCGGACCAGAACCGGGTAACCCAGACGCTCTGCAGCTGCCACGGCctggaaaataaacatgacatcATTTTATAAAGGAATGAATCAGGGTTTCTAATATTTAAACGCTTCAACGCGTCTTCCTCACACCTGCTCCACGGACAGCGCCCGCTTCACTCGGAGCGACGTGTTCATTGATCTCCTCCATTTTCTCCACAAAGATCTTCCGGTCCTCGGTCATCTCGATGGAGGCCACGGGCGTTCCCAGGACTTTGACGCTGTATTTCTCCAGGACGCCCAGCTTGGTCAGCTCCACGCCGCAGTTCAGAGCCGTCTGGCCGCCGAAGGTCAGCAGCACGCCGTCCGGACGCTCGTTCTTTATCACCTGAGAGGGaagaaataaatactttaacaCCCTCTGTCCTCCTCACACTGAAGGGAAACACAGTCCAAAGACTTCCTCCGTACCTGTGTGACGTACTCCGGCGTGAGGGGCAGGAAGTAGACTTTGTCGGCCAGACCTTTGGAGGTCTGCACGGTGGCGATGTTCGGGTTGATCAGGACCGTCTGGATGTTCTCTTCCTTGAGCGCCTTAATAgcctgaaacaacaacaacaaacctgTTCAAATTCAAGTCCATGTTGATGTCAGAAACTTTGAGATGTTGCAGCCTACAAAAATCTTAAAAGACGGGCAGTGGCATTCTGTATGGATATGATGTatagagggggcggggccaATAAATGATTGGCATATTCAGGGTAGTTGTGAACTTTaattacagaaaacatgatATCTGAAGTGCTCTCATCTCGAGGAGGTTACTGCGGGACACACCTGAGAGCCGGAGTAGTCGAACTCCCCCGCCTGGCCGATGGACAGTCCTCCAGAGCCCAGGATGAGGACCTTCCTGGTCGGATCATCTCTTCAGGCTTCGGGGAGCCCGGGTAGGTGAGGTGGTCCATCAGGCACTGCttcactgaaaagaaaaacccaCAAGCTCCCGTTTGTGAATTCTTATTTGAGTAGCAGACGTTTACTAATCTGACATCAAGACTTCAGGATGATGCTGATAAAGTCATCACTTGGTGGGGCGCTTGTTGGCCGAGTGGTTAGGGCGTCCTTGAAGTatgtggcccgggttcaaacccgacatgtggctcctttcccactctctctctctctctctctctctctaacttctgactctatccactgtcctgtttcttTAACTGAGGCCCAAAACGCCCCAAAAAATCATCACTTGGCCTTAAAAAATGACGTTTTCCACGAGGGTGAATaaaaaagcaatttaaaaaCACGAGATGAGTGGTTAgcttccctctctcttcctcgcCCCAAATCCCAAATCTATCTGCTTTCCTGGCTCTCcaataaaaaggcacaaaaagcctaaaaattcatcttcagaaaaaacaaaacaacaaaaagagtgAAGTGTTTGTTACCACTTTTGGAGGCTTTTCCCTCCTTGTGGTCTTTCACGGCGTCCAGAAAGACGTCAAACAGGCCGACCAGGTCTGTGGGCCCGGCCATGTGCTCCGGGTGGAACTGaacactgagaggaagagagaaaaaaaaaaaatcacagaatgATTCAGTTTAATCACAACACTCTGAGAGGACggagtgatgtcagagtgtCTGCGAGCGTTTTTACCTGAACAGAGGTTTAGTGTTGTGCACGATGCCCTCGTTGGTGTGGTCGTTGGCGTTGGTGAAGAGGACGTCCCAGTCTTTGGGCAGAGTGTCGGGGTCGACTGCGAAGCCGTGATTCTGACTGGTGATGTAGCAGCGGTCTGTTCCCTTGTGTATACACGGCTGATTGTGGCCGCGGTTACCGTACCTGAGAAacaagaggggggggggacgttTTATTATAATACATTATTTTAGGTAGATGTTGTAGTCGTCGTATCGTTCTGGATTTGAATGGAGGATATCCGATCACGGCATTTCTGAGAGGATTTCTAACTTCAATTTCTCTGATCTAtcagtgtgattgttttttaacaagATTAAAAATCAGCCAtcaaaaatctgaagaaaaaacacaaagtgatcCCCCCCTCTGTCCCGTCTTTGGCAgtagtaacagaggcattaCAAGGGCAAGAGGGGATCAG
The Labrus bergylta chromosome 15, fLabBer1.1, whole genome shotgun sequence DNA segment above includes these coding regions:
- the cad gene encoding LOW QUALITY PROTEIN: CAD protein (The sequence of the model RefSeq protein was modified relative to this genomic sequence to represent the inferred CDS: inserted 4 bases in 4 codons; deleted 4 bases in 4 codons; substituted 1 base at 1 genomic stop codon), translating into MTKMATLILEDGTTFSGLLFGANVSVSGEVVFQTGMVGYPEALTDPSYRCQLLTLTYPLVGNYGVPKDEDGEFGLSKWFESSKIHAAALIIGELSDDPSHWSSVKSLDQWLKEQGIPGLQGIDTRHLTKKIREKGTMLGKLVVDGTPEDSVPFDNPDKRNLVQEVSTKEPKVFNPSGSLRITVLDCGIKYNQIRCLAQRGACVTVVPWDHPLDSKDFDGLFISNGPGDPQFCQTTINNVRKVVCVESPKPVFGICLGHQLLSLVIGSKTYKMKYGNRGHNQPCIHKGTDRCYITSQNHGFAVDPDTLPKDWDVLFTNANDHTNEGIVHNTKPLFSVQFHPEHMAGPTDLVGLFDVFLDAVKDHKEGKASKSVKQCLMDHLTYPGSPKPEEMIRPXKVLILGSGGLSIGQAGEFDYSGSQAIKALKEENIQTVLINPNIATVQTSKGLADKVYFLPLTPEYVTQVIKNERPDGVLLTFGGQTALNCGVELTKLGVLEKYSVKVLGTPVASIEMTEDRKIFVEKMEEINEHVAPSEAALSVEQAVAAAERLGYPVLVRSAFALGGLGSGFANSREELTSLVTSAFAHTSQVLVDKSLKGWKEIEYEVVRDAYDNCVTVTPALSSSSQPAAGKVVQHRPASLQVALPVSAGHSLTLMNSVTNSTTANFEPSLDYCVXRFLAGNLSKFLRVXTKIGSSMKSVGEVMAIGRSFEEAFQKALRMVDENCVGFDHTIKPVSDNELQTPTDKRIFVLASAXQSGYTVDQLYDLTKIDRWFLHKMKNIADHERLLETYNQVNESVMPPEVMRKAKQLGFSDKQIALAVQSTELVVRKLRHDWSIFPXMKQIDTVAAEWPAFTNYLYLTYHGTEDDLAFNDQHIMVIGSGVYRIGSSVEFDWCAVGCITELRRMGYKTIMVNYNPETVSTDYDMCDRLYFDEISFEVVMDIYERENPDGVILSMGGQLPNNIAMSLHRQQCRILGTSPEFIDSAENRFKFSRMLDTIGISQPQWKELSDTESAVKFCETVGYPCLVRPSYVLSGAAMNVAYSDSDLEKYLTSAVAVSKEYPVVISKFIQEAKEIDVDAVACDGMVLAIAVSEHVENAGVHSGDATLVTPPQDLNQKTMERIKMIVHAIGQELQVTGPFNLQLIAKDDQLKVIECNVRVSRSFPFVSKTLGVDLVSLATQVIVGEEVEPLGLMRGKGIVGVKVPQFSFSRLAGADVVLGVEMTSTGEVACFGENRYEAYLKAMLSTGFKIPQKNILLSIGSYKNKSELLPTVQTLESLGYDLYASLGTADFYTEHGVKVTAVDWPFEEEDSDGPTKEKQRSIMNYLEENHFDLVINLSMRNSGGRRLSSFVTKGYRTRRMAIDYSVPLIIDIKCTKLFVQALHQIGRKPPVKTHIDSMTSQTLVRLPGLIDVHVHLREPGATHKEDFSSGTAAALAGGVTMVCAMPNTSPAITDPNTLALVQKLAKEGCRCDYALYVGAASDNAAILPSIANQAAGLKMYLNDTYSTLKMDNVSLWMEHFEKWPKQMPIVAHAEKQTVAAILMVAQLYQRPVHICHVAKKEEILIIRAAKQKGIQVTCEVAPHHLFLCEDNVPDIGDGRAQVRPMLGAREDMEALWENLDIIDCFATDHAPHSVEEKNSERPPPGYPGLETMLPLLLTAVSDGRLTLDDIIRRLYDNPRRIFNLPAQDNTYVEVDLEQEWVIPQAMQFTKSKWTPFQGLKVKGKVRRVVLRGEVAYIDGQVLVPPGYGEDVKTWPTASVHPAEAVKECPVTPEHPRPTPPREGPVRTRAPSPRRSARESCYLLPPRIHRSSDPGLPPEMVMFPPSGAGEGYSHPPPLSRLLSPQAGPGQTPAGQASHFQTSPLLHLLVGQHILSVRQFSKEQMSHLFNVAHTLRLMVQKERSLDILKGKVMASMFYEVSTRTSSSFVAAMQRLGGSVVHFSESTSSTQKGESLADSVQTMSCYADVLVLRHPTPGAVESASRHCRKPVINAGDGVGEHPTQALLDVFTIREELGTVNGMTITMVGDLKHGRTVHSLAKLLTQYRITLRYVAPKNLHMPAEIISYVASKGIKQEEFDSIEEALPETDVLYMTRIQKERFASEEEYDACFGQFILTPHIMTVAKKKMVVMHPLPRVNEISAEVDTDPRAAYFRQAENGMYIRMALLATVLGR